From Streptomyces sp. NBC_00775, one genomic window encodes:
- a CDS encoding ATP-binding protein yields the protein MISQPSRHCTVELQALPSRIGQVRRIVSAQLRYWHLDPLIDRAALGVTELLTNVHRHAQPDKLCTVEIELLLDRLTVSVHDHDPRLPEVRDADPGATCGRGLAMVAAVSESWGVRPDGESGKVVWFTLPAPTPVLTVPLRPPHDTARETTRRHAVDGRRPEHAPARSAVAG from the coding sequence GTGATCAGCCAGCCAAGCAGGCATTGCACGGTGGAGCTCCAAGCCCTGCCGTCGCGGATCGGCCAGGTCCGCAGAATCGTCTCTGCGCAGTTGCGCTACTGGCATCTGGACCCCTTGATAGACCGGGCCGCGCTCGGCGTGACCGAGCTGCTGACCAACGTCCACCGGCACGCCCAGCCCGACAAGCTGTGCACCGTGGAGATCGAGCTGCTGCTCGACCGGCTCACGGTCTCGGTGCACGACCACGACCCCCGCCTTCCCGAGGTGCGGGACGCGGACCCGGGCGCCACCTGCGGACGCGGCCTCGCCATGGTCGCCGCGGTGAGCGAGAGCTGGGGTGTGCGTCCCGACGGCGAGTCGGGCAAGGTCGTGTGGTTCACGCTTCCGGCACCGACGCCCGTGCTGACGGTGCCCCTCCGTCCGCCGCACGACACGGCCCGCGAGACCACGCGCAGGCACGCCGTCGACGGGCGCAGGCCGGAACACGCTCCCGCCCGGTCCGCCGTTGCCGGCTGA
- a CDS encoding PLP-dependent cysteine synthase family protein: MSSPQQTRTGETLDVDHSDAEYRAWLKEAVRKVQADANRSADTHLLRFPLPEKWGIDLYLKDESTHPTGSLKHRLARSLFLYGLCNGWIRPGRPVIEASSGSTAVSEAYFAGLIGVPFIAVMPRTTSAEKCRLIEFHGGQCHFVDDSRKMYEESAALAVETGGHYMDQFTYAERATDWRGNNNIAESIFRQLELERFPEPAWIVATAGTGGTSATLARYVHYMQYDTRICVADPENSCFFEGWTTGDPDVTCDCGSRIEGIGRPRMEPSFVPGAIDRMMKVPDAASVAAVRALEQAIGRKAGGSTGTGLWSALKIVAEMVAEGRSGSVVTLLCDPGDRYLDKYYSDQWLAEQGLDIAPYTAAITSLLETGVWPA; encoded by the coding sequence GTGAGCAGCCCCCAGCAGACCCGGACCGGCGAAACCCTCGATGTCGACCACAGTGACGCGGAGTACCGGGCCTGGCTCAAAGAAGCCGTCCGCAAGGTCCAGGCCGACGCCAACCGTTCGGCCGACACGCACCTGCTGCGTTTCCCCCTGCCCGAGAAGTGGGGCATCGACCTGTACCTGAAGGACGAGTCGACCCACCCCACCGGCAGCCTCAAGCACCGCCTCGCCCGCTCCCTCTTCCTGTACGGGCTGTGCAATGGCTGGATCCGGCCCGGCCGTCCCGTCATCGAGGCGTCCAGCGGCTCGACGGCGGTCTCCGAGGCCTATTTCGCGGGGCTCATCGGCGTGCCCTTCATCGCGGTCATGCCGCGCACGACGAGCGCCGAGAAGTGCCGTCTGATCGAGTTCCACGGCGGGCAGTGCCACTTCGTGGACGACTCGCGCAAGATGTACGAGGAGTCCGCCGCGCTCGCGGTCGAGACGGGCGGCCACTACATGGACCAGTTCACCTACGCGGAACGGGCCACGGACTGGCGCGGAAACAACAACATCGCCGAATCCATTTTCCGCCAGCTGGAGTTGGAGCGATTCCCGGAACCGGCGTGGATCGTCGCCACGGCCGGTACCGGCGGCACCTCGGCGACCCTCGCCCGCTACGTCCACTACATGCAGTACGACACCCGCATCTGCGTCGCCGACCCGGAGAACTCCTGTTTCTTCGAGGGCTGGACCACCGGCGATCCGGACGTCACCTGTGACTGCGGCTCACGCATCGAGGGCATCGGACGGCCGCGCATGGAGCCGAGCTTCGTACCGGGCGCCATCGACCGGATGATGAAGGTGCCGGACGCGGCGAGCGTCGCCGCCGTACGAGCCCTGGAACAGGCCATCGGCCGCAAGGCGGGCGGCTCGACCGGCACCGGCCTGTGGAGCGCGCTGAAGATCGTCGCCGAGATGGTGGCCGAGGGGCGCTCGGGGAGCGTGGTGACGCTGCTGTGCGACCCCGGGGACCGCTACCTCGACAAGTACTACTCGGACCAGTGGCTGGCCGAACAAGGGCTGGACATCGCGCCGTACACGGCGGCGATCACCTCCCTGCTGGAGACGGGCGTCTGGCCGGCCTGA
- a CDS encoding SRPBCC family protein, translating to MARRLRPVGLDFIETAPLRLVFAREVAASPEAVFHALAEDVSGWSEWFSAVTLARPTQDGAGREVRLRGGTRFEEAVLAARAPEVYAYRVDVTNAPGARALAEEWRLTPAGKGTRVQWTFATDGAVPFRLALRLGRAGLGRAFRDAVMALDRRLASTHA from the coding sequence ATGGCACGCCGTCTGCGTCCGGTGGGACTCGACTTCATCGAGACCGCTCCACTGCGTCTGGTGTTCGCGCGGGAGGTGGCGGCTTCCCCGGAGGCGGTCTTCCACGCGCTCGCCGAGGACGTGTCCGGCTGGAGCGAGTGGTTCTCGGCCGTGACGCTGGCCCGGCCGACCCAGGACGGCGCCGGGCGCGAGGTCCGGCTCAGGGGCGGCACGCGTTTCGAGGAGGCGGTCCTCGCGGCCAGGGCTCCCGAGGTGTACGCGTACCGGGTGGACGTCACGAACGCGCCCGGGGCCCGCGCCCTGGCCGAGGAGTGGCGACTGACGCCGGCCGGGAAGGGCACGCGCGTCCAGTGGACCTTCGCCACCGACGGCGCAGTACCCTTCCGGCTGGCCCTGAGGCTCGGGCGGGCGGGCCTGGGCCGCGCCTTCCGCGACGCGGTGATGGCGCTGGACCGTCGGCTGGCCTCCACTCACGCCTGA
- a CDS encoding DeoR/GlpR family DNA-binding transcription regulator produces MSENQNLLAEQRRALILDEVRRRGGVRVNELTRKLGVSDMTVRRDLDALARQGVVEKVHGGAVPVVEASTHEPGFEAKSGLELTAKEDIARAAAELVAPGSAIALSGGTTTYALAHQLLDVPDLTVVTNSVRVADVFHSAQRSSGQRQGAATVVLTGGVRTPSDSLVGPVADQAIAALHFDVLFLGVHGISVEAGLSTPNLAEAETNRRLVQSARRVVVVADHTKWGTVGLSSFAALEQVDTLVTDAGLPAEARAEIAEHLRRLVVAGEPGDGTDI; encoded by the coding sequence GTGAGTGAGAATCAGAACCTCCTCGCGGAGCAGCGCCGTGCCCTGATCCTCGACGAGGTGCGACGCCGCGGTGGCGTCCGTGTGAACGAACTGACCCGGAAGCTCGGCGTCTCCGACATGACGGTCCGCCGCGACCTCGACGCGCTCGCCCGTCAGGGCGTCGTGGAGAAGGTGCACGGCGGCGCGGTGCCGGTGGTCGAGGCGAGCACGCACGAGCCGGGCTTCGAGGCCAAGTCCGGTCTGGAGCTGACCGCCAAGGAGGACATCGCGCGCGCCGCCGCCGAGTTGGTCGCGCCGGGCTCGGCGATCGCGCTCTCCGGTGGCACGACGACGTACGCGCTGGCCCATCAGCTCCTTGATGTGCCGGACCTGACCGTGGTCACCAACTCGGTACGCGTGGCGGACGTGTTCCACTCGGCGCAGCGTTCCTCCGGTCAGCGGCAGGGCGCCGCCACGGTCGTCCTGACCGGTGGGGTGCGCACGCCGTCCGACTCCCTCGTCGGGCCCGTCGCCGATCAGGCCATCGCGGCGCTGCACTTCGATGTGCTCTTCCTCGGTGTCCACGGGATATCGGTCGAGGCGGGCCTGTCGACGCCGAACCTGGCGGAGGCCGAGACCAACCGGCGGCTGGTGCAGTCCGCGCGGCGTGTCGTCGTGGTCGCCGACCACACCAAGTGGGGCACGGTGGGCCTGAGTTCGTTCGCCGCGCTCGAACAGGTCGACACGCTGGTCACCGACGCCGGGCTGCCGGCCGAGGCACGCGCGGAGATCGCGGAACACCTGAGGCGTCTGGTGGTGGCCGGTGAGCCCGGAGACGGTACAGACATCTGA
- a CDS encoding right-handed parallel beta-helix repeat-containing protein: MAQGTVQVTHTGTSRWRRRTGEYASLAAALEAAADGDVLTVAPGTYRENLVVQRAVTLRGPEGFPGSVRIAPVDGVPLTVRASAVVQDLHVEGQDSAAPALLVEEGTPELLDVRIVTRSAAGIEVRGGARPTVRRCTVDNPAGIGIAVLDGGGGVFEECEVVAAGQSGVAVRGGAHPRLERCRVHHASGAGLSVTGENSSLEAVGCEVYEVKGSGVQITGRATAHLTDCDVHRTTADGVTLDTDAVLTLADCRIHDIPENAVDLRSRSVLTLTRTSVRQFGRNGLSVWDPGTRVDANQCEIFDSTGDYPAVWVSDGATAVLESCRVHDVPDALFVLDRGSRADVVDSDLSQVRNTAVSVSDGATAQLDDCRIRDAATGAWFRDHGSGGTLSGCTVDGTQTGVIVTKGADPTIERCTVTSPAEAGFYVSAGGRGSFLNCRVTDSGGYGFHVIDGCRATLKKCRTERCARGGYEFADGAGQGAGGGPVVEDCTSDESAGPRPPAHETAVLTSSPSPSLLGAIPGQRTTEQEPLVAVAEPAQPARTSKAVLGELDTLVGLESVKREVRALTDMIEVGRRRQQAGLKAASVRRHLVFTGSPGTGKTTVARLYGEILASLGVLEKGHLVEVSRVDLVGEHIGSTAIRTQEAFDRARGGVLFVDEAYALSPEDSGRDFGREAIDTLVKLMEDHREAVVVIVAGYTAEMERFLSVNPGVASRFSRTITFSDYLPEELLRIVEQQAEEHEYRLAPGAAEALLKYFTAIPKGPAFGNGRTARQTFEAMVERHAGRVAQLDEPSTDDLTLLYSEDLPELP, encoded by the coding sequence ATGGCACAGGGCACGGTCCAGGTGACGCACACCGGCACCTCGCGGTGGCGGCGCCGCACGGGAGAGTACGCATCGCTGGCCGCCGCCCTGGAGGCCGCCGCAGACGGCGATGTACTCACCGTCGCTCCCGGCACCTACCGGGAAAACCTGGTGGTGCAGCGCGCGGTGACGCTGCGCGGCCCCGAGGGCTTCCCCGGCTCCGTGCGCATCGCGCCGGTGGACGGGGTGCCGCTGACCGTGCGCGCCTCCGCCGTGGTCCAGGACCTGCATGTGGAAGGCCAGGACTCGGCCGCGCCCGCGCTGCTCGTCGAGGAGGGCACGCCGGAGCTCCTGGACGTGCGGATCGTCACGCGGTCCGCGGCCGGGATCGAGGTACGCGGAGGGGCCCGTCCGACCGTGCGGCGTTGCACGGTCGACAATCCGGCCGGCATCGGCATCGCCGTACTGGACGGCGGCGGTGGGGTGTTCGAGGAGTGCGAGGTCGTCGCGGCCGGTCAGTCGGGCGTCGCGGTCCGCGGGGGCGCCCATCCGCGTCTGGAGCGCTGCCGGGTGCACCACGCCTCCGGCGCGGGCCTGTCGGTGACCGGTGAGAACTCGTCGCTGGAGGCCGTCGGCTGCGAGGTGTACGAGGTCAAGGGTTCCGGGGTGCAGATCACCGGGCGGGCCACGGCTCATCTCACCGACTGCGATGTGCACCGTACGACCGCGGACGGCGTCACGCTCGACACGGACGCGGTGCTGACGCTCGCCGACTGCCGTATCCACGACATCCCGGAGAACGCGGTCGATCTGCGCTCGCGCTCGGTCCTCACGCTGACCCGCACCAGCGTGCGGCAGTTCGGGCGCAACGGCCTGTCGGTCTGGGACCCGGGCACGCGCGTGGACGCCAACCAGTGCGAGATCTTCGACAGCACGGGCGACTACCCCGCGGTGTGGGTCAGCGACGGCGCGACCGCGGTCCTCGAGTCGTGCCGGGTGCACGACGTCCCGGACGCCCTGTTCGTGCTCGACCGGGGTTCGCGCGCGGACGTCGTCGACAGTGATCTCTCCCAAGTGCGGAACACGGCCGTCTCGGTGAGCGACGGCGCCACCGCACAGCTGGACGACTGCCGTATCCGGGACGCCGCGACGGGCGCCTGGTTCCGCGACCACGGCAGCGGCGGCACACTGTCCGGCTGCACCGTGGACGGCACACAGACCGGCGTGATCGTCACCAAGGGCGCCGATCCCACCATCGAGCGCTGCACGGTCACCTCACCGGCCGAGGCGGGCTTCTACGTGTCGGCGGGCGGCCGGGGCAGCTTCCTCAACTGCCGGGTGACGGACAGCGGGGGCTACGGCTTCCATGTGATCGACGGCTGCCGCGCGACGCTGAAGAAGTGCCGTACGGAGCGTTGTGCGCGCGGGGGTTACGAGTTCGCGGACGGCGCCGGGCAGGGCGCCGGCGGTGGCCCGGTCGTCGAGGACTGCACGAGCGACGAGAGCGCCGGCCCGCGGCCCCCGGCGCACGAGACGGCCGTACTGACGTCGAGCCCGTCACCGAGCCTGCTGGGCGCGATCCCGGGCCAGCGCACCACCGAGCAGGAGCCGCTCGTGGCCGTCGCGGAGCCCGCGCAGCCGGCGCGCACGTCGAAGGCCGTTCTCGGTGAACTCGACACGCTGGTGGGCCTGGAGAGCGTCAAGCGTGAGGTGCGGGCCCTCACCGACATGATCGAGGTGGGCCGCCGGCGGCAGCAGGCGGGCCTCAAGGCGGCCTCCGTACGGCGCCATCTGGTGTTCACGGGCTCCCCCGGCACCGGCAAGACGACGGTCGCCCGGCTGTACGGCGAGATCCTCGCCTCGCTCGGTGTGCTGGAGAAGGGGCATCTCGTCGAGGTGTCCCGGGTGGACCTGGTCGGCGAGCACATCGGCTCCACCGCGATCCGTACCCAGGAGGCGTTCGACCGGGCGCGCGGCGGCGTGCTGTTCGTCGACGAGGCGTACGCGCTGTCGCCGGAGGACTCGGGCCGTGACTTCGGGCGCGAGGCCATCGACACGCTGGTGAAGCTGATGGAGGACCACCGGGAGGCGGTGGTGGTGATCGTCGCGGGCTACACGGCCGAGATGGAGCGGTTCCTTTCGGTCAACCCCGGTGTGGCGTCGCGCTTCTCACGAACCATCACCTTCAGCGATTACCTCCCCGAGGAGTTGCTGCGGATCGTGGAGCAGCAGGCCGAGGAGCACGAGTACCGGCTGGCCCCGGGCGCGGCCGAGGCACTGCTGAAGTACTTCACGGCGATCCCGAAGGGACCCGCCTTCGGCAACGGCCGCACCGCTCGGCAGACCTTCGAGGCGATGGTCGAGCGGCACGCGGGGCGGGTCGCCCAGCTGGACGAGCCGAGCACGGACGACCTCACGCTGCTCTATTCGGAGGATCTGCCGGAGCTGCCCTGA
- a CDS encoding Rv1733c family protein, producing the protein MRAISGLWRWRHNPLRRTTDLAEAWLALAAVLLVLVAAPLLGAVVGAAAQDALQRSVREQRQTRHEVAATVLKKLSRSPLEPDPETSSVRDAHSRVLADWTAPDGTARHGTVTAALKSPHHGDHFTIWTDLHGRIVGRPLDSATATTHAVLAGFGAALMCAGLVEGGRRLILWRMVRRRYARWDQAWDRAGPDWGRTGTGS; encoded by the coding sequence GTGCGAGCTATCAGCGGACTCTGGCGCTGGCGGCACAATCCGCTGCGCCGCACGACCGATCTGGCCGAGGCCTGGCTGGCCCTGGCGGCCGTCCTGCTCGTCCTCGTCGCCGCGCCCCTGCTCGGCGCCGTCGTCGGGGCCGCGGCCCAGGACGCCTTGCAGCGGTCCGTGCGGGAGCAGCGTCAGACCCGCCACGAGGTGGCGGCCACCGTCCTCAAGAAGCTGTCCCGCAGCCCTCTGGAGCCCGACCCCGAGACATCGTCGGTACGGGACGCCCACAGTCGCGTACTGGCCGACTGGACGGCACCGGACGGCACCGCGCGGCACGGCACGGTGACAGCCGCCCTCAAGTCCCCCCACCACGGGGACCACTTCACGATCTGGACCGACCTGCACGGCCGAATAGTGGGCCGCCCGCTGGACAGCGCCACCGCGACGACGCACGCCGTGCTGGCCGGGTTCGGCGCGGCCCTGATGTGCGCGGGACTCGTCGAGGGCGGCAGGCGGCTGATCCTCTGGCGCATGGTCCGTCGCCGGTATGCCCGTTGGGACCAGGCGTGGGACAGGGCGGGCCCCGACTGGGGCAGGACCGGCACCGGCAGCTGA
- a CDS encoding MOSC domain-containing protein, with the protein MGNAELHSIHVHPVKAFRGQSPREAVVEPWGLAGDRRWVLIDDGGKVVTQRQQPRLALAAAELLPGGGIRLSAEGREPVNVPVPEPVGTTTLDIFGDKVEAVLADAAAHAWCSDYLGADVRLVHMDDPATRRPVDPDFALPGETVSFADGYPLLVTTLASLKALNSLIAQGEHAHEGPLPMSRFRPSVVVSGTTAWAEDDWSRIAIGEVTFRVARMCGRCVVTTTDQDSAERGKEPLRTLGRHRRFGGQLVFGQNLVPESPGTVRVGDPVIVLE; encoded by the coding sequence ATGGGGAACGCGGAGCTGCACTCGATCCATGTCCATCCGGTCAAGGCGTTCCGGGGCCAGTCACCCCGGGAAGCCGTCGTGGAGCCCTGGGGGCTGGCCGGGGACCGACGCTGGGTACTGATCGACGACGGGGGAAAGGTCGTCACGCAACGCCAGCAGCCACGTCTGGCACTCGCCGCCGCCGAGCTGCTGCCCGGCGGCGGCATACGGCTGTCCGCGGAGGGCCGCGAGCCGGTGAACGTCCCCGTGCCCGAGCCGGTCGGCACGACGACGCTGGACATCTTCGGCGACAAGGTGGAGGCCGTCCTCGCCGACGCCGCCGCGCATGCCTGGTGCAGCGACTATCTGGGCGCCGACGTGCGCCTCGTCCACATGGACGATCCGGCCACGCGCCGGCCTGTCGACCCTGATTTCGCACTCCCGGGCGAGACCGTCAGCTTCGCCGACGGCTATCCGCTGCTGGTCACCACACTCGCCTCGCTGAAGGCCCTCAACTCCTTGATCGCGCAGGGCGAGCACGCCCATGAGGGACCACTCCCGATGAGCCGTTTCCGGCCGAGCGTGGTCGTGTCCGGCACCACCGCCTGGGCCGAGGACGACTGGTCCCGGATCGCCATCGGCGAGGTCACCTTCCGGGTCGCCAGAATGTGCGGCCGATGCGTCGTGACCACCACCGACCAGGACTCCGCCGAGCGCGGCAAGGAACCCCTGCGCACCCTTGGACGCCACCGCCGCTTCGGCGGCCAGCTGGTCTTCGGGCAGAACCTGGTCCCCGAGTCCCCCGGCACGGTGCGCGTCGGCGATCCGGTCATCGTCCTCGAATAG
- a CDS encoding DUF6643 family protein, protein MTSPRSTYGGGYYSAFQDTPIYDSLVAERGTPQIAPIRVPAAYDTGSHLPALPSALPALPAGPSHQASYGYPQAQQPSPLQQAPAPYIPQQAGGPRGYPGGQPQQQRPMAAGTGYEAMRPAAPRPAPAPYQDPYNGQQYRGY, encoded by the coding sequence ATGACCTCCCCCCGCTCCACCTATGGCGGCGGTTACTACTCCGCCTTCCAGGACACCCCGATCTACGACTCCCTCGTCGCCGAGCGGGGCACCCCCCAGATCGCTCCGATCCGGGTTCCCGCCGCCTACGACACGGGCAGCCATTTGCCCGCCCTTCCGTCGGCGCTTCCCGCTCTGCCGGCCGGCCCTTCCCATCAGGCCTCGTACGGCTACCCGCAGGCCCAGCAGCCCTCACCGCTCCAGCAGGCCCCCGCGCCGTACATCCCGCAGCAGGCGGGGGGACCGCGCGGTTACCCGGGCGGCCAGCCGCAGCAGCAGCGCCCGATGGCGGCCGGCACCGGCTACGAGGCGATGCGCCCCGCGGCTCCCCGTCCCGCTCCGGCTCCCTACCAGGATCCGTACAACGGCCAGCAGTACCGCGGCTACTGA
- a CDS encoding TerD family protein, translated as MSKGSNVPVPTTALRVELGWRSGPGVPDADASALLLVSGKVRSDGDFVFYNQPSHSSGAVRHEGKRDTGGQVTDALLVDLTRVEPAIETVVLAASADGGTFGRVPGLYIRVLDAQRGTEVARFDSADATIETAFVLGELYRRQGAWKFRAVGQGYSSGLEGLATDYGITVDEPQHAAPAAAPPAPGTRVQGPPPVAPPVTMPAPGTTPLPVAPPVTMAPPPMAPPTAPPTAPSAPVRLSKVTLTKEAPSVSLAKQGGTSGAMRVNLNWQVRKQFSGWGSKRGRAVAMHADLDLDLCALYELSDGRKGVVQALGNAFGALHQPPYIHLDGDDRTGAVASGENLSINLDHKQSFRRILIFVTIYEGARSFADLHATVTLQPLGGAPVDFSLDECTVPSTVCALALITNNGGDLVVQREARYLVPERGVSPQRTVDYAYGWGMNWTPGRK; from the coding sequence ATGTCTAAGGGATCGAATGTTCCTGTCCCGACGACCGCGCTGCGCGTGGAATTGGGATGGCGTTCAGGACCCGGAGTACCCGACGCGGATGCCTCCGCGTTGTTGCTGGTCTCCGGAAAGGTCCGTTCGGACGGCGACTTCGTCTTCTACAACCAGCCGTCGCACTCCTCCGGCGCCGTGCGGCACGAGGGCAAACGGGACACCGGTGGCCAGGTGACCGACGCACTGCTCGTCGACCTCACGCGCGTCGAGCCCGCGATCGAGACGGTGGTGCTGGCCGCCTCCGCCGACGGCGGCACCTTCGGACGGGTGCCGGGCCTCTACATCCGGGTGCTCGACGCGCAGCGGGGCACGGAGGTCGCACGTTTCGACAGCGCCGACGCGACCATTGAGACCGCCTTCGTGCTCGGCGAGCTCTACCGGCGCCAGGGCGCCTGGAAGTTCCGCGCGGTCGGACAGGGCTACAGCAGCGGACTCGAAGGACTGGCCACGGACTACGGGATCACGGTGGACGAGCCGCAGCACGCGGCACCCGCCGCCGCGCCGCCCGCGCCCGGCACCCGCGTCCAGGGTCCGCCGCCCGTGGCTCCACCGGTGACCATGCCTGCGCCGGGGACGACGCCTTTGCCGGTCGCCCCGCCCGTGACGATGGCCCCGCCCCCGATGGCTCCGCCGACCGCCCCGCCCACGGCTCCTTCGGCTCCGGTGCGCCTGTCCAAGGTCACGCTCACCAAGGAGGCCCCCTCGGTCTCGCTCGCCAAGCAGGGCGGCACGTCCGGTGCCATGCGCGTGAACCTCAACTGGCAGGTGCGCAAGCAGTTCTCGGGATGGGGCAGCAAGCGGGGCCGTGCCGTCGCGATGCACGCGGACCTCGACCTCGACCTGTGTGCCCTGTACGAGCTCTCGGACGGCCGCAAGGGAGTCGTCCAGGCACTCGGCAACGCCTTCGGGGCGCTGCACCAGCCGCCGTACATCCATCTCGACGGCGACGACCGCACCGGCGCCGTGGCCAGTGGCGAGAACCTGTCCATCAACCTCGACCACAAGCAGAGCTTTCGGCGCATCCTCATCTTCGTGACCATCTACGAAGGAGCGCGTTCCTTCGCCGACCTGCACGCCACGGTCACCCTGCAACCGCTGGGCGGCGCCCCGGTCGACTTCTCGCTCGACGAGTGCACGGTGCCCTCGACCGTCTGCGCCCTCGCCCTCATCACCAACAACGGCGGCGACCTGGTCGTCCAGCGCGAGGCCCGCTACCTGGTCCCCGAGCGTGGCGTGAGCCCGCAGCGCACCGTGGACTACGCCTACGGGTGGGGCATGAACTGGACCCCCGGCAGGAAGTGA
- a CDS encoding glycosyltransferase, whose amino-acid sequence MSAIVWIAAGSLAAWLWLLLCQGFFWRTDIRLPARTDPDDWPSVCVVVPARDEAAVLPASLPSLLAQDYPGRAEVFLVDDGSSDGTGELARELARTRGGLPLTVDSPGEPPEGWTGKLWAVRHGIGLARARAPEFLLLTDADIAHAPDSLRELVAAARTGGFDVVSQMARLRVESVWERLVVPAFVYFFAQLYPFRRIAVKGSRTAAAAGGCVLLRADAAERARIPDAIRHAVIDDVALARTVKGSGGHVWLGLADRVDSVRPYPRLHDLWRMVSRSAYAQLRHNPLLLAGTVAGLAVVYLAPPVALAVGLAAGNAWAATAGGLAWLLMTVTYVPMLRYYRQPLWLAPLLPVTAFLYLLMTVDSAVQHYRGRGAAWKGRTYTRPGTALDES is encoded by the coding sequence GTGAGCGCCATTGTGTGGATCGCCGCCGGATCACTCGCCGCCTGGTTGTGGCTGCTGCTCTGCCAGGGCTTCTTCTGGCGCACGGACATCAGGCTGCCGGCCCGCACGGACCCGGACGACTGGCCCTCCGTCTGCGTCGTCGTCCCCGCGCGCGACGAGGCCGCCGTGCTGCCCGCGAGCCTGCCGTCGCTCCTCGCCCAGGACTATCCCGGGCGGGCGGAGGTCTTCCTCGTCGACGACGGCAGCTCGGACGGCACCGGGGAACTCGCCCGTGAGCTCGCCCGCACGCGCGGGGGGCTGCCGCTCACCGTCGACTCGCCGGGAGAGCCGCCGGAGGGCTGGACGGGCAAGCTCTGGGCCGTGCGCCACGGCATCGGCCTGGCACGCGCGCGTGCACCCGAATTCCTGCTGCTCACGGACGCGGACATCGCCCATGCCCCGGACAGCCTGCGCGAGTTGGTCGCGGCAGCGCGTACCGGTGGCTTCGATGTCGTCTCGCAGATGGCCCGGCTGCGCGTGGAGAGCGTGTGGGAGCGGCTCGTCGTGCCCGCCTTCGTCTACTTCTTCGCACAGCTCTACCCGTTCCGCCGGATCGCGGTGAAGGGCTCGCGGACGGCGGCCGCTGCGGGCGGATGTGTCCTGCTGCGCGCGGATGCCGCCGAGCGGGCGCGGATTCCGGACGCGATCCGGCATGCCGTGATCGACGACGTGGCGCTCGCCCGGACGGTCAAGGGATCCGGCGGCCATGTCTGGCTGGGGCTCGCCGACCGGGTGGACAGCGTGCGGCCGTATCCGCGACTGCACGACCTGTGGCGGATGGTCTCGCGCAGCGCGTACGCCCAGCTGCGGCACAACCCGCTGCTGCTCGCCGGGACGGTCGCCGGTCTTGCGGTGGTCTACCTGGCGCCACCGGTGGCTCTCGCGGTGGGCCTCGCCGCGGGAAACGCGTGGGCGGCGACGGCCGGGGGGCTCGCGTGGCTGCTGATGACGGTCACCTATGTGCCGATGCTCCGCTACTACCGGCAGCCCCTGTGGCTCGCTCCGCTGCTGCCGGTCACCGCGTTCTTGTACCTCCTCATGACCGTCGATTCCGCGGTGCAGCACTACCGGGGGCGCGGCGCGGCCTGGAAGGGCCGCACCTACACGCGCCCCGGCACCGCGCTCGACGAGAGCTGA